One window of Camelina sativa cultivar DH55 chromosome 4, Cs, whole genome shotgun sequence genomic DNA carries:
- the LOC104783485 gene encoding uncharacterized protein LOC104783485, with protein MSSMNPNAESSETKAKSGTDLSAHQGGDSSVDLQDPNKSKTVSSDDNNLNETNKENEEDCDECSLSRFLKKGGCKDAFEESVQFREVKNDGTSCLDGRLKLNTCMYAFVDYYGQYLAMQKAMLTQSLKELEKGEEAAAAAKKKEEEETKVK; from the coding sequence ATGTCTTCCATGAATCCGAATGCTGAGAGTTCCGAGACCAAAGCAAAAAGCGGTACCGATCTTTCTGCTCATCAAGGAGGAGATTCATCTGTTGATTTGCAAGATCCGAACAAATCTAAAACCGTAAGTTCTGATGATAATAATTTGAATGAAACTAACAAGGAGAATGAGGAAGATTGTGATGAGTGTTCGCTTAGTCGGTTTTTGAAAAAAGGTGGGTGCAAGGATGCATTCGAAGAATCTGTTCAATTTCGGGAAGTGAAAAATGACGGCACGAGTTGTCTAGATGGTAGATTGAAGCTGAATACATGTATGTATGCTTTCGTCGATTACTATGGACAGTATCTGGCAATGCAGAAAGCGATGTTAACTCAGTCCTTAAAGGAGTTGGAGAAAGGGGAGGAGGCTGCGGCTGCGgcgaagaaaaaagaagaagaagagactaaaGTAAAGTGA
- the LOC104779645 gene encoding galactoside 2-alpha-L-fucosyltransferase, with translation MDQNPYRRRSSPIRTTTGGSKSVNFSELVPMKYLSSGTMNLTRTFTTCLILCSVLVAFSMIFNHHPSDSNRIMGFAEARVLDGGGFSNVTKIDSNDSDKLLGGLLASGFDEGSCLSRYQSVLYRKPSPYKPSPYLISKLRNYELLHKRCGPGTESYKEALKKLDQDHIDGNGECKYVVWVSFSGLGNRILSVASVFLYALLTDRILLVDRGKDMDELFCEPFPGMSWLLPLDFPMTDQFDGLNQKSSRCYGGMVKNQAIDTEKTLSYLYLHLVHDYGDHDKMFFCEGDQSLIGKVPWLIVKTDNYFVPSLWLIPGFDDELNKLFPEKATVFHHLGRYLFHPTNQVWGLVTRYYEAYLAHADEKIGIQVRVFDVGAGPFQHVMDQISSCTQKERLLPEVDSQVERSRQVRTPKHKAVLVTSLSSGYSENLKSMYWEYPTSTGEIIGVHQPSQEGYQQTEKKMHNGKALAEMYLLSLTDNLVTSAWSTFGYVAQGLGGLKPWILYKPENRTAPDPACGRAMSMEPCFHAPPFYDCKAKTGIDTGKLVPHVRHCEDMSWGLKLV, from the exons ATGGATCAGAATCCGTATAGGAGAAGATCGTCTCCGATCAGAACCACCACCGGCGGTTCAAAGTCCGTCAACTTCTCCGAACTAGTTCCGATGAAGTATCTCAGCTCCGGTACGATGAACCTCACGAGAACCTTCACTACTTGCTTGATACTTTGCTCTGTACTAGTAGCATTCTCAATGATCTTCAACCACCACCCATCTGATTCAAATCGGATAATGGGTTTCGCCGAAGCAAGAGTTCTCGACGGCGGAGGTTTCTCCAATGTTACCAAAATCG attcaaATGATTCAGATAAGCTTCTCGGAGGACTACTAGCTTCTGGTTTTGATGAAGGTTCTTGTCTTAGTAGGTACCAATCAGTACTTTACCGTAAACCGTCCCCTTACAAACCTTCTCCATATCTCATCTCTAAGCTTAGAAACTATGAATTGCTTCACAAGCGATGTGGTCCGGGTACTGAATCTTACAAGGAGGCTCTAAAGAAACTTGATCAAGACCATATTGATGGCAATGGTGAATGCAAATATGTTGTGTGGGTTTCTTTTAGCGGGTTAGGGAACAGGATACTTTCTGTAGCTTCGGTTTTTCTCTATGCGCTTTTAACGGATAGAATCTTGCTTGTTGACCGAGGGAAAGACATGGATGAACTCTTTTGTGAGCCGTTTCCTGGTATGTCGTGGTTACTACCTTTAGATTTCCCTATGACGGATCAGTTTGATGGATTGAATCAGAAATCCTCACGTTGTTATGGAGGTATGGTGAAGAATCAGGCGATTGATACTGAGAAAACTTTGTCTTATCTTTATCTTCATCTTGTACATGATTATGGAGATCATGATAAGATGTTCTTCTGTGAAGGAGATCAAAGCTTAATTGGGAAAGTACCTTGGTTGATCGTCAAAACAGACAATTACTTTGTTCCATCTCTATGGCTAATACCGGGTTTCGATGATGAACTAAACAAGCTGTTCCCGGAGAAAGCGACTGTGTTTCATCACTTAGGTAGATATCTTTTTCATCCAACAAACCAAGTATGGGGCTTAGTCACTAGGTACTATGAAGCTTACTTAGCCCATGCGGATGAGAAGATTGGGATTCAAGTAAGAGTATTCGACGTAGGCGCGGGTCCATTTCAGCATGTGATGGATCAGATTTCATCTTGTACTCAAAAAGAGAGACTTCTGCCTGAAGTAGATTCACAAGTAGAAAGATCTCGCCAAGTTAGAACCCCCAAACACAAAGCTGTACTTGTCACATCTTTGAGCTCTGGCTACTCTGAGAATCTAAAGAGTATGTATTGGGAATATCCAACATCGACTGGAGAAATCATCGGTGTTCACCAGCCAAGCCAAGAAGGTTATCAGCAGACAGAAAAAAAGATGCATAACGGAAAAGCTCTTGCAGAAATGTACCTTTTGAGTTTGACAGATAATCTTGTGACAAGTGCTTGGTCTACATTTGGATATGTAGCTCAAGGTCTTGGAGGTTTAAAGCCTTGGATACTCTATAAACCCGAGAACCGTACAGCTCCTGATCCTGCGTGTGGTCGGGCTATGTCGATGGAGCCTTGTTTCCACGCGCCTCCTTTCTATGATTGTAAAGCAAAAACGGGTATCGACACGGGAAAACTAGTTCCTCATGTGAGACATTGTGAGGATATGAGCTGGGGACTGAAGCTAGTATGA
- the LOC104779643 gene encoding aspartic proteinase nepenthesin-1-like isoform X4, with product MASSSSSSFSLLFPFFLILFSCLISVSSSRRSLIDRPLPKNLPRSGFRFSLKHVDSGKNLTKIQKIQRGINRGFHRLNRLGAVAVLAVASNPDDTNNIKAPTHGGSGEFLMELSIGNPAVKYSAIFDTGSDLIWTQCKPCTECFDQPTPIFDPEKSSSYSKVGCSSGLCNALPRSNCNQDNDACEYLYTYGDYSSTSGFLATETFTFEEGNSIHGIGFGCGVENEGDGFSQGSGLVGLGRGPLSLISQLKETKFSYCLTSIEDSEASSSLFIGSLASNIVNKTGASLDGEVTKTMSLLRNPNQPSFYYLELQGITVGGKRLSVEKSNFELTEDGTGGMIIDSGTTITYLEESAFKELKKEFTSRMGLPVDDSGSTGLDLCFKLPNVEKDIAVPKLIFHFKGADLELPGENYMVADSSTGLLCLAMGSSNRMSIFGNVQQQNFNVLHDLEKETVSFVPTECGKL from the exons atggcttcttcttcttcttcatcattttctttattatttcctttctttcttattcttttctcaTGTTTAATATCAGTTTCATCATCAAGAAGATCATTAATCGACCGTCCTCTTCCCAAGAACCTTCCAAGATCCGGTTTTCGATTCAGTCTTAAACATGTGGATTCAGGTAAAAACCTCACCAAGATCCAAAAGATCCAAAGAGGGATTAACCGTGGTTTCCACAGATTGAACAGGTTAGGAGCTGTAGCTGTTTTGGCTGTAGCGTCTAATCCTGATGATACTAATAACATTAAAGCACCTACTCATGGAGGAAGCGGCGAGTTTCTTATGGAGTTATCTATTGGAAACCCGGCGGTTAAATACTCAGCTATTTTTGATACCGGAAGTGACCTTATATGGACTCAATGCAAGCCGTGTACGGAATGTTTTGATCAACCAACTCCGATTTTTGACCCGGAGAAATCTTCCTCTTACTCGAAAGTAGGGTGCTCTTCTGGTCTTTGCAACGCATTGCCTCGATCAAACTGCAACCAAGACAATGATGCTTGTGAGTATTTGTATACCTATGGAGATTACTCATCCACAAGTGGGTTCTTGGCTACGGAAACGTTCACTTTCGAGGAGGGGAACTCGATTCATGGTATCGGTTTCGGGTGTGGGGTTGAGAACGAAGGGGACGGGTTCTCACAAGGCTCAGGTCTTGTAGGTCTTGGTCGTGGACCTCTCTCGCTTATCTCTCAGCTCAAAGAGACTAAATTCTCTTATTGCTTAACCTCGATTGAGGATAGTGAAGCATCTAGCTCGTTGTTTATCGGATCTTTAGCCTCGAATATCGTCAACAAAACAGGTGCAAGTTTAGATGGCGAAGTAACCAAAACGATGTCTTTGCTACGGAATCCGAATCAGCCTTCGTTCTATTACCTTGAGTTACAAGGTATCACCGTTGGAGGGAAACGCCTTTCTGTTGAAAAGTCTAATTTCGAACTAACCGAAGATGGAACGGGAGGCATGATCATAGACTCGGGAACGACCATCACGTATCTCGAGGAGTCCGCCTTTAAGGAGTTGAAGAAAGAGTTTACTTCCCGTATGGGTCTACCAGTCGATGACTCGGGATCCACAGGACTTGACTTGTGCTTCAAGTTACCTAATGTTGAAAAGGATATTGCAGTTCCTAAgctaattttccattttaaagGTGCGGATTTGGAGCTTCCCGGAGAGAATTATATGGTGGCGGATTCGAGCACAGGCCTTTTGTGTTTGGCCATGGGAAGTTCTAATAGGATGTCTATTTTCGGAAATGTTCAGCAGCAGAATTTTAATGTACTTCATGAT CTTGAGAAAGAAACGGTATCGTTTGTCCCCACCGAATGTGGAAAATTgtag
- the LOC104779643 gene encoding aspartic proteinase nepenthesin-1-like isoform X1 produces MASSSSSSFSLLFPFFLILFSCLISVSSSRRSLIDRPLPKNLPRSGFRFSLKHVDSGKNLTKIQKIQRGINRGFHRLNRLGAVAVLAVASNPDDTNNIKAPTHGGSGEFLMELSIGNPAVKYSAIFDTGSDLIWTQCKPCTECFDQPTPIFDPEKSSSYSKVGCSSGLCNALPRSNCNQDNDACEYLYTYGDYSSTSGFLATETFTFEEGNSIHGIGFGCGVENEGDGFSQGSGLVGLGRGPLSLISQLKETKFSYCLTSIGDSEASSSLFIGSLASNIVNKTGASLDGEVTKTMSLLRNPNQPSFYYLELQGITVGGKRLSVEKSNFELTENGTGGMIIDSGTTITFLEESAFKELKEEFTSRMSLPVDDSGSTGLDLCFKLPNVEMDIAVPKLIFHFKGADLELPGENYMVADSSTSLLCLAMGSSNRMSIFGNVQQQNFNVLHDLEKETVSFVPTECGKL; encoded by the exons atggcttcttcttcttcttcatcattttctttattatttcctttctttcttattcttttctcaTGTTTAATATCAGTTTCATCATCAAGAAGATCATTAATCGACCGTCCTCTTCCCAAGAACCTTCCAAGATCCGGTTTTCGATTCAGTCTTAAACATGTGGATTCAG GTAAAAACCTCACCAAGATCCAAAAGATCCAAAGAGGGATTAACCGTGGTTTCCACAGATTGAACAGGTTAGGAGCTGTAGCTGTTTTGGCTGTAGCGTCTAATCCTGATGATACTAATAACATTAAAGCACCTACTCATGGAGGAAGCGGCGAGTTTCTTATGGAGTTGTCTATTGGAAACCCGGCGGTTAAATACTCAGCTATTTTTGACACCGGAAGTGACCTTATATGGACTCAATGCAAGCCGTGTACGGAATGTTTTGATCAACCAACTCCGATTTTTGACCCGGAGAAATCTTCCTCTTACTCGAAAGTAGGGTGCTCTTCTGGTCTTTGCAACGCATTGCCTCGATCAAACTGCAACCAAGACAATGATGCTTGTGAGTATTTGTATACCTATGGAGATTACTCATCCACAAGTGGGTTCTTAGCCACGGAAACGTTCACTTTCGAGGAGGGGAACTCGATTCATGGTATCGGTTTCGGGTGTGGGGTTGAGAACGAAGGAGACGGGTTCTCACAAGGCTCAGGTCTTGTAGGTCTTGGTCGTGGACCTCTCTCGCTTATCTCTCAGCTCAAAGAGACTAAATTCTCTTATTGCTTAACCTCGATTGGGGATAGTGAAGCATCTAGCTCGTTGTTTATCGGATCTTTAGCCTCGAATATCGTCAACAAAACAGGTGCAAGTTTAGATGGCGAAGTAACCAAAACGATGTCTTTGCTACGAAATCCGAATCAGCCTTCGTTCTATTACCTTGAGTTACAAGGCATCACCGTTGGAGGAAAACGCCTTTCTGTTGAAAAGTCTAATTTCGAACTAACCGAAAATGGAACGGGAGGCATGATCATAGACTCGGGAACGACCATAACGTTTCTCGAGGAGTCCGCCTTTAAGGAGTTGAAGGAAGAATTTACTTCCCGTATGAGTCTACCAGTCGATGACTCGGGATCCACAGGACTTGACTTGTGCTTCAAGTTACCTAATGTTGAAATGGATATTGCAGTTCCTAAgctaattttccattttaaagGTGCGGATTTGGAGCTTCCCGGAGAGAATTATATGGTGGCGGATTCGAGCACAAGCCTTTTGTGTTTGGCCATGGGAAGTTCTAATAGGATGTCTATTTTCGGAAATGTTCAGCAGCAGAATTTTAATGTACTTCATGATCTTGAGAAAGAAACGGTATCGTTTGTCCCCACCGAATGTGGAAAATTgtag
- the LOC104779643 gene encoding aspartic proteinase nepenthesin-1-like isoform X2, whose translation MASSSSSSFSLLFPFFLILFSCLISVSSSRRSLIDRPLPKNLPRSGFRFSLKHVDSGKNLTKIQKIQRGINRGFHRLNRLGAVAVLAVASNPDDTNNIKAPTHGGSGEFLMELSIGNPAVKYSAIFDTGSDLIWTQCKPCTECFDQPTPIFDPEKSSSYSKVGCSSGLCNALPRSNCNQDNDACEYLYTYGDYSSTSGFLATETFTFEEGNSIHGIGFGCGVENEGDGFSQGSGLVGLGRGPLSLISQLKETKFSYCLTSIEDSEASSSLFIGSLASNIVNKTGASLDGEVTKTMSLLRNPNQPSFYYLELQGITVGGKRLSVEKSNFELTENGTGGMIIDSGTTITFLEESAFKELKEEFTSRMSLPVDDSGSTGLDLCFKLPNVEMDIAVPKLIFHFKGADLELPGENYMVADSSTSLLCLAMGSSNRMSIFGNVQQQNFNVLHDLEKETVSFVPTECGKL comes from the exons atggcttcttcttcttcttcatcattttctttattatttcctttctttcttattcttttctcaTGTTTAATATCAGTTTCATCATCAAGAAGATCATTAATCGACCGTCCTCTTCCCAAGAACCTTCCAAGATCCGGTTTTCGATTCAGTCTTAAACATGTGGATTCAGGTAAAAACCTCACCAAGATCCAAAAGATCCAAAGAGGGATTAACCGTGGTTTCCACAGATTGAACAGGTTAGGAGCTGTAGCTGTTTTGGCTGTAGCGTCTAATCCTGATGATACTAATAACATTAAAGCACCTACTCATGGAGGAAGCGGCGAGTTTCTTATGGAGTTATCTATTGGAAACCCGGCGGTTAAATACTCAGCTATTTTTGATACCGGAAGTGACCTTATATGGACTCAATGCAAGCCGTGTACGGAATGTTTTGATCAACCAACTCCGATTTTTGACCCGGAGAAATCTTCCTCTTACTCGAAAGTAGGGTGCTCTTCTGGTCTTTGCAACGCATTGCCTCGATCAAACTGCAACCAAGACAATGATGCTTGTGAGTATTTGTATACCTATGGAGATTACTCATCCACAAGTGGGTTCTTGGCTACGGAAACGTTCACTTTCGAGGAGGGGAACTCGATTCATGGTATCGGTTTCGGGTGTGGGGTTGAGAACGAAGGGGACGGGTTCTCACAAGGCTCAGGTCTTGTAGGTCTTGGTCGTGGACCTCTCTCGCTTATCTCTCAGCTCAAAGAGACTAAATTCTCTTATTGCTTAACCTCGATTGAGGATAGTGAAGCATCTAGCTCGTTGTTTATCGGATCTTTAGCCTCAAATATCGTCAACAAAACAGGTGCAAGTTTAGATGGCGAAGTAAC CAAAACGATGTCTTTGCTACGAAATCCGAATCAGCCTTCGTTCTATTACCTTGAGTTACAAGGCATCACCGTTGGAGGAAAACGCCTTTCTGTTGAAAAGTCTAATTTCGAACTAACCGAAAATGGAACGGGAGGCATGATCATAGACTCGGGAACGACCATAACGTTTCTCGAGGAGTCCGCCTTTAAGGAGTTGAAGGAAGAATTTACTTCCCGTATGAGTCTACCAGTCGATGACTCGGGATCCACAGGACTTGACTTGTGCTTCAAGTTACCTAATGTTGAAATGGATATTGCAGTTCCTAAgctaattttccattttaaagGTGCGGATTTGGAGCTTCCCGGAGAGAATTATATGGTGGCGGATTCGAGCACAAGCCTTTTGTGTTTGGCCATGGGAAGTTCTAATAGGATGTCTATTTTCGGAAATGTTCAGCAGCAGAATTTTAATGTACTTCATGATCTTGAGAAAGAAACGGTATCGTTTGTCCCCACCGAATGTGGAAAATTgtag
- the LOC104783482 gene encoding SKP1-like protein 16 — translation MSSNKVVLTSSDGETFEIEEAVARKLQIIGHMIDDDCADKAIPLANVTGKILALVIEYCKKHVDDKDSTKEEEAKAEELKTWDVEFMKNIDIETTFSIILAANYLNVKDLLDLTCQSVADHIKDMSPEEIRTIFNIECDF, via the coding sequence atgtcTTCGAACAAGGTTGTGTTGACTAGCTCCGATGGTGAAACTTTCGAGATTGAAGAAGCGGTGGCTCGTAAATTGCAGATCATAGGGCACATGATCGACGATGACTGCGCCGATAAAGCAATCCCGCTGGCGAACGTCACTGGTAAGATCCTCGCACTGGTCATCGAGTATTGCAAGAAACACGTCGATGATAAAGATTCAACCAAGGAAGAGGAAGCCAAGGCGGAGGAGCTCAAGACTTGGGACGTAGAGTTCATGAAAAATATTGATATCGAAACAACCTTCTCAATCATTCTCGCTGCTAACTATCTCAACGTCAAAGACCTTCTCGATCTCACTTGCCAGAGCGTTGCAGATCACATCAAAGACATGTCGCCAGAGGAGATTCGAACGATCTTCAACATCGAGTGCGATTTC
- the LOC104779643 gene encoding aspartic proteinase nepenthesin-1-like isoform X3, giving the protein MASSSSSSFSLLFPFFLILFSCLISVSSSRRSLIDRPLPKNLPRSGFRFSLKHVDSGKNLTKIQKIQRGINRGFHRLNRLGAVAVLAVASNPDDTNNIKAPTHGGSGEFLMELSIGNPAVKYSAIFDTGSDLIWTQCKPCTECFDQPTPIFDPEKSSSYSKVGCSSGLCNALPRSNCNQDNDACEYLYTYGDYSSTSGFLATETFTFEEGNSIHGIGFGCGVENEGDGFSQGSGLVGLGRGPLSLISQLKETKFSYCLTSIGDSEASSSLFIGSLASNIVNKTGASLDGEVTKTMSLLRNPNQPSFYYLELQGITVGGKRLSVEKSNFELTENGTGGMIIDSGTTITFLEESAFKELKEEFTSRMSLPVDDSGSTGLDLCFKLPNVEMDIAVPKLIFHFKGADLELPGENYMVADSSTSLLCLAMGSSNRMSIFGNVQQQNFNVLHDLEKETVSFVPTECGKL; this is encoded by the exons atggcttcttcttcttcttcatcattttctttattatttcctttctttcttattcttttctcaTGTTTAATATCAGTTTCATCATCAAGAAGATCATTAATCGACCGTCCTCTTCCCAAGAACCTTCCAAGATCCGGTTTTCGATTCAGTCTTAAAC ATGTGGATTCAGGTAAAAACCTCACCAAGATCCAAAAGATCCAAAGAGGGATTAACCGTGGTTTCCACAGATTGAACAGGTTAGGAGCTGTAGCTGTTTTGGCTGTAGCGTCTAATCCTGATGATACTAATAACATTAAAGCACCTACTCATGGAGGAAGCGGCGAGTTTCTTATGGAGTTGTCTATTGGAAACCCGGCGGTTAAATACTCAGCTATTTTTGACACCGGAAGTGACCTTATATGGACTCAATGCAAGCCGTGTACGGAATGTTTTGATCAACCAACTCCGATTTTTGACCCGGAGAAATCTTCCTCTTACTCGAAAGTAGGGTGCTCTTCTGGTCTTTGCAACGCATTGCCTCGATCAAACTGCAACCAAGACAATGATGCTTGTGAGTATTTGTATACCTATGGAGATTACTCATCCACAAGTGGGTTCTTAGCCACGGAAACGTTCACTTTCGAGGAGGGGAACTCGATTCATGGTATCGGTTTCGGGTGTGGGGTTGAGAACGAAGGAGACGGGTTCTCACAAGGCTCAGGTCTTGTAGGTCTTGGTCGTGGACCTCTCTCGCTTATCTCTCAGCTCAAAGAGACTAAATTCTCTTATTGCTTAACCTCGATTGGGGATAGTGAAGCATCTAGCTCGTTGTTTATCGGATCTTTAGCCTCGAATATCGTCAACAAAACAGGTGCAAGTTTAGATGGCGAAGTAACCAAAACGATGTCTTTGCTACGAAATCCGAATCAGCCTTCGTTCTATTACCTTGAGTTACAAGGCATCACCGTTGGAGGAAAACGCCTTTCTGTTGAAAAGTCTAATTTCGAACTAACCGAAAATGGAACGGGAGGCATGATCATAGACTCGGGAACGACCATAACGTTTCTCGAGGAGTCCGCCTTTAAGGAGTTGAAGGAAGAATTTACTTCCCGTATGAGTCTACCAGTCGATGACTCGGGATCCACAGGACTTGACTTGTGCTTCAAGTTACCTAATGTTGAAATGGATATTGCAGTTCCTAAgctaattttccattttaaagGTGCGGATTTGGAGCTTCCCGGAGAGAATTATATGGTGGCGGATTCGAGCACAAGCCTTTTGTGTTTGGCCATGGGAAGTTCTAATAGGATGTCTATTTTCGGAAATGTTCAGCAGCAGAATTTTAATGTACTTCATGATCTTGAGAAAGAAACGGTATCGTTTGTCCCCACCGAATGTGGAAAATTgtag
- the LOC104779642 gene encoding SKP1-like protein 14, protein MSSNKVVLTSSDGVTFEIEEAVARKLQIIGHMIDDDCADKAIPLANVTGKILALVIEYCKKHVDDKDSTKEEEAKAEELKTWDVEFMKNIDIETTFSIILAANYLNVKDLLDLTCQSVADHIKDMSPEEIRTIFNIECDFTSEEEAEIRKDNAWAFEPEPKP, encoded by the coding sequence atgtcTTCGAACAAGGTTGTGTTGACTAGCTCCGATGGTGTAACTTTCGAGATTGAAGAAGCGGTGGCTCGTAAATTGCAGATCATAGGGCACATGATCGACGATGACTGCGCCGATAAAGCAATCCCGCTGGCGAACGTGACTGGTAAGATCCTCGCACTGGTCATCGAGTATTGCAAGAAACACGTCGATGATAAAGATTCAACCAAGGAAGAGGAAGCCAAGGCGGAGGAGCTCAAGACTTGGGACGTAGAGTTCATGAAAAATATTGATATCGAAACAACCTTCTCAATCATTCTCGCTGCTAACTATCTCAACGTCAAAGACCTTCTCGATCTCACTTGCCAGAGCGTTGCAGATCACATCAAAGACATGTCGCCAGAGGAGATTCGAACGATCTTCAACATCGAGTGCGATTTCACAtccgaagaagaagcagagattcGAAAGGACAACGCGTGGGCTTTTGAACctgaaccaaaaccctaa